ATCTTATGTAGCCGCACGATGAATTGTTTGGATTGCATTTGTTCCTATCTTTGCACGCATAACAGGGATTCCAATCTTGTTCATTGATGTCAAACACTGTAGACACTTTCACTGCTTAATAATCAAACCAAGGAACATATAATACCCATAATTTGGTGAATGTAGGAATAAGCCAGCTAACAGCACTGAAATTGAGCACACGATCACATGTTCAAGACCAAATTCTATAGTTCCAACAGGTTATGTTAATAACTAAAGGACAGAGACTTGACAACTTTACATGGTTAGAACAAATAAATAAGACAGTTGCACCTGACCGACATTTTTTGTGCACACATGATGCCGTTGCCAAATCTATGAACCACACCTTCAAGCCTAGACATTCAATCGCTGCACATGTATCACCACAAACCTCCTATCTATCTTCTGTGGCATCCATGTCTGGCTGCCTTCCTCAACATTGAATGGTCATGCGTCCCTAATCATGCGCCATCCTGAAGGCAGGACGCTCATCTCCAAAACTTCAAATGCTGCACTTGAGATACATCTGGCTTCAAGCATTTATAGAACTAATGGATCACTGCAATCTGTCGGATAAACTAACTGGAATAGACAGGAGATTGATGATGACTTGGGAACATCGGAGCTCCTTTGTTAACGACCTTAGTTGCCAGATCACCAGATCGCAAACAGCTGTTTTGTTGTAGAAGTTGAATGAGTGACAGAAATATATCCATTCTAGTCACCTCCCGGTTTGCCTACAGTGGAATAGAATCATAGTTGTCACTAATGAACATGCAATATATAGAACATGTAAAAGTTTATTTTTTCTTGCTTCAGGTGAAACCTACCTCAACCAAGAACCTCGCCCATATTTTACATTCACGAATTTCCATTACACCCTTTAATATTATCAAGCCGAATCCACGTATGATATCTGCTATCTCAAGAAAGAGTCCTCGGTCTTCACACACCATCTGCCGGACACAATATGTCCAGTTCTCAGATACTTGCTATTAGAACTTAGAATTTTGCTTTCAATGATATTTACCTCAACTAGCATTTGGCCAGAGGGTGTGAGATCCTCAACTATTATTGGGCAGACCATGGTTTGCCCTGCAACTTCATATGCCCACGTTGCACCACCACCACTGGCACCACCAGGATTGTCCTTTAAAACAACACCACTCTGCTCACTGATAATCTACAAATTTCACATGATGAATCAAAGAGGGAACAAAAAGACATGTGTATCAACACTGCTCTGCAGCatatatatctaaaataataatataactagTTTGTACCTTGGGCTCATCAGCTTGTTTGAGCTTGTCTGCGTACTTGGTGACACTTTGCAAAAATAGCATATGTTTGATTGTTTTGTCCAACAAAGCATCAATGCTACACTGTAAGTACAAGAGAAAGCTATATGATGAAAAAAAATGAAGTCGAAATTTCAGgaaatttgaaaagaaaaaaagaaaaaaagtgagGTATACCTTTGCACCATTAGGCACAATCTCTCTTAACTCATTCAGGCGATCTTGTATCTGCTGACGATCTTTTGGCCTTGGCCGAGTACTTTCACCAGGTCTTGCCCTTTTCTTAACCTTTGCAGCTTCTTCAGGCTTCTTGGACTGACTCAGCACAGAACTCTCTGTGTTTATACTGCAGCTATCATCAATCCATAAGCGTATGTTGGAATTTGACGGTGCTTGTTTCACAGATCCATGAACAATCTCAGGGTTACAATGAGGCAACAGCACATCAGATGCACCGTTCATGAAAGGAGCACATACCGAAGGAACCTGATTCATGTACACCGAAGGACCACCGACACTAGTAGAAAATTGATGCTCCAAATTAAGACCAGAAATAGGATTAGCACTAGATCTATAAGCGGAAGTTTTACTAAAATGGTCACCAGCTATAGCATCCAATAATTGTTGAAGACCAGACTCTGAGAAAAGCCCTTTATCAGTGGCATGAATTGAGCCCGTCTCCATTGCTGAGTAGCAATCTGAAATACCAGCACtcatatctgaacaactgttatggtCAACTGGCATTGTTACACCATCCCACAATTCTTGCACAAGGCTGTTTGCCCTCATATTTAACTCCATGCCATTAAACTGGTCATTATCAGAAAGTAGTTGAGTGGGTGGTATTGAAGAATTCTCCTTACTTTTACTTTCTAACACCAGCGAATTAACTGCAGCTAAAATGGAGTTCTCAGCTTGCTTCACATTTATCCCGGTAACCATGTTGCAGCTACTCTTATCACCTTCAGACAAGCACGATGACACAGACATCACATCGAGCACACTCTGATTGATTTGCATGGCCGCATCATCCATAACATGCTCAGGTTGTTGATCACATAGGCGAGTCACAGGGACATCTTCAGGATGGAACAATGAAGAACTTTCAGGTGTCAAGTCTGGATGATTAGTGACAAAATCATTTAGATATTCTGACTCAAAAGAGTGCATTAGGCCAGAAGGTTTTCCACAAGATAGATCGCTCGAAGGCAAATGTAACCTCTCTGCACCATAAATGAAAGCTTTGACAACCTCCGAAGATTCTGCTTTATTAATGGAATCATGCAATGCAAATTTGCTAGATGATGGAGCATCTGCACAAAATTCATCAAATATAATCATACTGTGAAAAGGGAAACTTGAAATTGAATGAATTAAGTGAATCCTCATACCGGATGACAGCCCTTGCTCCATCATTGGAAAAGTAATAATGCTGTTGGAGCAATTACCAGTCTTCAAGTATGTTGCACCTGAATTTTGTGGACGATGGGAGATAGATAGCAATTTGGTGTTAGGTGAAACCTGAACTTGAGCTTGGAGAGTGGAAGTGTTGTGTTGTTCTGTGAAATAAAATGAGGAATCTCTACTCATGATGGGTGTCTTCTGTAATGAGTTGCAGAAATCCCTAGAAGCACCAATGGAACAAGAAGTTGGAATCATGCTGCCTTTATGAGAACCAGAACCATGATACGATCCCAGATAGAATATACTGGGAGACTGAACTGGTCCTCCAGTGGGATCCAAGTTAGTCAACTGTTCACCACAGGCTTCATGGAATGTGTCAGTGTTGTGATAACAGGAATAAGCATCTCCAGAAGAACTCGTAAGACCAAATGCTCCATGCTGATAATGAACATCCATTGTTtcatgagcatctacatattggAAATCTCCAGCTGCACCTTCCATTAGCTGAAATGAAAACTTGGCTTGATCAGAACTCTTAACTTTCAGGAATATGTTATGCCTGTACCATAGTGAATCATGATCAGCATCAGACATGATTAAAATTATGTTTTTAAGATATGCTTCAATACATAGGAAGAAAAGGAGAGAGGCACTTTGGCTTTAACTTGTATTCATTGGCCTCTGTTATCtctttaattttttctttgtCATTGAGACATCCATAAGGTCCGTGACAAAACTTGAAGACAAGCAACCAATCACACATATATTACAGCCTTCTTAAATGTAGAACCAAGAAGACAGGCGAGAAACGACAATTGATCAGGAAACAGAAGTATAGTTCCACTTAGATTTTGAGCAAGAACTACTACAAGCATGATAGTAATGGCATATATACTTTCACTTGCAACTGCTCCAAGATTCTTTCTCCATGGTAAGAAATAGAAGACGTTGGCAAGTCTGAAAGAACAACTATTTCTGTAACTACTAGACATAGATTGTTAGTCAATTTGAATTATCACAAAGCTTAATCCACAAGTAACAAGAACCTACTGAACGGATATATATCCAGACAAAATCTAGTAAATCCAGGTGGGCATTATCTAAACCACCTAGTATCTCAAAATAATATGAAGAGCACTTGAAAGCTAAATATTTGCTAAACGAGGAAACACACTAACATTAGTCCTGGAGAATCAAGCCAGAAATACACTTTATTATCCAAAAAAAATGTACTCGTCAAGGACTTAAGCCAAGTAtgacagaaaatactgaactaaaTTATGGTTCCAAAAAAAGAGAACACACACAATCATAAAATTAAGAAAAGAGTAATCCAAATACACAAAGCCATATTTACAGCTGATAGTTACCCTTCTCCGACAATGTCTGTTAGATCTGGAATTTTGAAGGAAAATTAGTGATGGCTGAGGTGCAAGAAAATACTTTTCTGGCATGACAAGAACCTACGGCTTCAGGAAGAACCACAATGTTTTGTCTCACTGTTGCCGGGGCAATAAATAAAAACCTTTTTACCAGGGAGAGCATTTTTTTATTGTATTAGAAAGAGGAAAGCCATTTATGAAGCGTAAAGCAAACAAGATTTTAGCGGATAAGGAATATTCTCTTTCAATCATCATTCTCTAAACCAAAACATGTAATAAGCATCGATCAAGACAAATATTGAACAGTACTTGAAGAGGATCAATTTTCACTTGAAGCTCTTTTCCGTTCACGTCATCCTCCAACAGTTTGGGGACTTGGTAGACAGAATGCACAAGAGAAGAAACGAGCCAAACCCAAGGAAGCTCACATCAGTATTTAGCACAAGAATACAAAGATTCGTCGAGACACGGCAAAAGATGACTCGAAAAGATTCCAAATTTAGGGATCGAGTACAATACAAGAACTGGTAGTTACCTGGAATGTTGGCGGTCGAGGAACTAGACCAGAGCTCGCACCACCACGGCTCCGCAGGCGCCTACCTCCACCGCCTTTTCCTCACAGGGTAGAGAGCACCAGAAGCGAATAGTGGGCAACGAAAACCCTAAAGCTTTCGCCTTTGGAGCTCACACTCTCTCTTCCGCGCCCGCTCTCGGTTTCTCTTCCTTTGAGGAGGAAGGGCCGGTTCAAGTAGCTCTCGGGAAGTGCCGCGTCACGACAAATTGCCAGTTAACGGGAGTTGGGACGTTATAACGGAGGCGGGGGAGAAAAAGATCGGCGATCTTTTGGCGAGGGCTTTAATTACTTAGTATTTGAGAAGGTAATTGACTCGCTTAATGAATGATAATTAAGGGGTAAAAATATGGATCAGAGGGGCAGTGAATGTGATATCTTACCCATTATGgaggttaagttgatagaagaAAATTACTCCCAGTATAAATTTATACAAATATTCGAATATAATGATaggaaaattttcatcacaattaTTCAAATATTAGCTCATTACCACAGGAAATTTAGAGACTCCttacaaaaatagaaaaataatctcAGGTTATTTGGTCTAAAATTTTAATTACAACATAAGGAAATGCCTAGAGAAACCTGTCctaatttgtatatatatttctttgaatatttaaatatttcatatatgcaaaccaaaatttaaatatgaaaaatatcatgtcttattttcatcaattatttgattcatatttattaatatatctGAAGGGAGTATTATTGTCAGCTTGACTTTCAAAGCTATTTATTAATATGTCAAGAATCAACTGACTATGATGATTAATTACAATGAAATAttggtatttttttaattttaagattagatatatacatatatatatatatatgtatatacatacatatatatacatatatatatatatgtatatatgtatatatatacatatatatatatatatgtatatatgtatatatatatatataagcaaaattttcaaaaaaaaaaaaaaacactgattTGAATCTGGTGAAGTAAAGGAGAGCCAATGATTAATCTTGAGTATGTGCCCCTCTTTACTCCAACACAAAGGTGATAAGAGACTGGCACAGCAAAGTCCTTTAAACTGTCTCAAGTGCAAAGTGACAAATATGTCAGTGTATTTTTACTGCATAATTCCACCATGTTGGGACAAGTCTTGTGATTGATCACATCTTCTCCTTCAACTTTTGACACAATTATTTTGTTAGGTCATCAAAATCCAActgaaaataaattatcatagctttttttttctcttttctttctgatTAATTATGTTCTCATTAGTGAACAAGATTTAACTTTCACTATAATAAATTCAGAGATAACAAAAGTGTGGAGATAATATTATACTTAGAATAGACAGTGTTTTGAATACATTATAAATGTTGaggatttgaaattttattcaatAAATTTTTTGGGGATCAATCATCCTATCTAATAAAAACTTTGATGGTTGGTATGAAGATTTTGGAATCAAATCTTGTATTCAGTCCAAATATTTTGAATGTTATTAGATTTAAAATGTATTATATGCATGAATTTTGAAGTATAGTACATGCCTAGGATTATAttggatgaagaatgagaagctaTATCTAAAAGTTGGAGTCTTTGTCTAACCTAATTACCAAGGTATGTTCCATCAACACCCCTAGAAAGGACATCATCTTAGGATTCAGGACAGCATATTTCAGGAAAAGAAATCTTTTGGAGTTAAATTGCTCTACATTCAGAACAGTTCTTGAGGATGTTTTAGCAACCCTACCAAGATGGAACCCCTACTTGTTTAGTGTCCTTGATGTGAACCCAAcaaaaccctctctctctctctctctctctctctctctcttcctcatgAGAGCATCAATTCTTGCATTCCTGTTGCAGCAAGTTATCAACAGAAGTGTCTGACTCTTTATACTTTTGAGAAAGAACAGCATAATGGCACCCTACATATGCAGTAAGTTGAGGCAGTACTCCCCCTCCCTCCAAAAAGAGAATAGATTAAGCTGTACTAtgtcaattctctctctctctctctctcttattttgtGTGTTTCTGAGAACTAATTTTGTTTGGGACAGGAAGCCACCACCCTCTAACTTTAGGGATCACCTGTCACTCTCTCAATGGGCCACAAGGCTAAAGTTCTCTGTGCCTATGGAGAACAAGGTCCACAGTCACATAAAGTGTAGGGAATATCCATCAGAGTGAACATAATGTCCATCTAGAGCAATGCTGCTTACCAGAAGAATTCACTCagaaaccaagaaatatatgacccCCTCCTCTCTTTACTATGATAAGCCCCATACAACATAAGAATGTTGACTAAAACCTTGGCCTACACAAATCCAACAACAAGAAGAATAAAAGGAATAGATCTCCTTCCACAGGGCTGGAAGGGTTTGAAAGACAAGAAACCCAAGATGCTGCTGGTCTTTGCTCATATGCCAGAAAAGAGGACCACACAAGTTATTATCTTGTTCTTGCTAATCCAATCATGCTTGCTCACCTATGATTGGGAGCCTGCTGAAGGAACATTTCTAGGGTTTCCTCTTTGCTTGTCTTGAGTGAGCCCTTGTGACCACGGACATGGTGGTCTTGGGACCTGCCCATgactcttcttcatcatcatcttgtgggTGGGGTAAAGCTTGGGGAGGGGGAGGGGTTGGGGTGGAGTCCACCACTGGTTGCTGCAAGCACAAAAGTTGTGCCCATCATTCTTGGCATCAAGCCCTATGATTCTGTCTCCTCAAGCTTCAGAAGGTGTCTCCCTTGATCATGGCTGTCCACAGCAAGGTCAATGGCCTCAGAAAGTGCTGCTCTCCTTGTGTTTTCACTCAGTTTTCTTTTGCAGAAAGAGAGCAGGTGAAAAGAGGGGCAGGGTCTTACTACCAGTGTATGACTACAGTCTACAGACCATAAAAGATAACTCCATGTGAGTTCACTGGAGAAGACTGAATGCTGCATGGAGTAGTATTGTCTTGGTTTACTTGATGTGTGCTTCTCCACTTGGCTCCTGCTGACTAAAATTTAGTATACTCCATTAATCAGCCATGCAAATCTTGTGTCAACTTTTGTAGCTACTTTGGTTTTCTTTTTATGGTTCTTTTATTCCTTTCTATTAGACATAATAAAAGTTTCTTTTGTCGTTCCAAATAATTATACTGTAGAATGACAAGGTTTTCCATAATTCTGAATGGAAACTAGACTTTATTGTTGGCAGTTCTCCCATCAAAGTAACCTAGACATGCATGAATGCTCATAGCAAAGTCTGCATGATAGTTAATTAGCTGCAATATGATGGTTGGCATGCAAGCCTACACTTGTATGTTCCCTTTGTAGACCATCTCCCCAAACAGTGCTATGCATCTTTTGGAGTTATAGATGCTGGAACTTCACCTTTGGATTACCAACAACATACTCTCTCAGTGATAAGTAGGCTCTTTTAGTACGCTAGACAACTAGATCGATACATCACTACCTGTGTTGCTGCTGTTGTTTCTTTGGCATAGGATTCATAATGACTTTTAATTCAAGAAGGGGTAGAACTTACTTTAGGTTGTTGTGGCATCAATTCAATCGACACACTGATACTGCGATGAAATGCCGTCAGTTTCTCTTCATTTTGATCTCAGGATTGGGAGAGAAGCTAAGATTAGACTTGAGAATTTGAATGGAATTATGGATGAAAAGATGTGATGGGTTAAGTGGTCACAGATTATTTAGAGTACCGTATCATCAAATCATGTGATGATTAATACTATGTTATGGATCGATCTATAACACTTATGCTATGGACCTATTCAATTCTATATATAagtttatgattaaaatatttttaaataaatttatatatattgttaatatattatatttaaaaacatTTAACTAACACAAATgaattcaaaataaaattttaaacaggTATTCATATTAGAGGTGGAATAAGAATTACCAAATATAAAGATTGTTGTATCTGTTACGGTatctttaaataaatttataatttaaaaaaaaaatattataggcTTATTTAGGAACACTATAACTAAGGAATTAGATAAGTTCATCATATGGAACGATCTGTAGGATGTAATTAGATATTGTTCTAACTATCTTATTACGAGATGTTTTAGGAATTATAAGAAATGTGGATGTTATTTGGAAAATATAAAAGGGTATTTTACCTTAAAAAGTTTTTAATATTAGATTTTTCCGAATGATATcccttaattattttttatttaagaattatttcattaatttgataaaaaaatacttGACCTTCTATAGTCTTCGTCTCCGATTGTCGTTGCTTTCGTTGCCCTTAACCATTATAATTTTCATCGTTATCGTCATGCCTTTATTTCTACTACGAGTGGCATCTCTCCATCCTCGATGCTCCTTTTTCTTGTCGCGATGAGCACACCAATGATGAATGTAGTCTTAATATAGTATCATCCCATTGGCAACAGTTTTATCCTCTCTTTTTCTTGTCGTCGTTGCTTCCACCCCACTATAAAGTGGCATCACTCGTTCTTCCCCTTATTCTATTAACTaacaaaatttttttaaattgataaaaaacaATATTGTTACGTAAAAATCAATTAAAGGACATCCATTCATAAAAACTCCAACATTAAGGAGTTTTCTAGATAAATAACCTAATATATAAAAGGACATCACTCGGGGCATTCTACCTcaagtaaaaaaaattgatgattgaCTATTGTATCTTAGTTGTGCAATTAAAACAATAAACCCAATAAACACAAGAAAATAACGTATTAATGGCCATACTTAATAGCGAATAATCCAAACCACAAATTACTTGAGCTAATGCAAGATCTAGTGATGTGTTGCCACGTACACCCATCGTCCTTTAAATCGTAACCCAGGTCGTGCACGAACAGGAGCGAGAGGACGGAGGAGCGACACGTCCATCGCCGTGTTCTCGAGGCCGAAGCAAAAAAAGTAGGAGAGAAGGAAATAGAGGAGCATAGCTTTTCCGGTATGGCGACGGCAGCGTCATGGAAGCCCCTCCTCCTCAGAGCCTTGGACTCCAACGCCCACCTCAAGCACTCTGCCTTCCTCCAACTCGTACTCCCCCCTTCTCTTGCTTGCTTCTCCTATTTGATTCTGATCGAAAATTATGTCGCAGGCGACGATCGGCTCCAACGGAAGACCTTCCAATCGGACGGTCGTCTTCAGGTAAGATCCGTTCTCTTCTTGCTTCATTTAGATCGCAGGCGTTTGGGTCTGAACCTGTTTTGGGGTAATTAGAGGGTTTCAGGAGGATACCAATGTGATTCAGATAAACACCGATCGTCGCAGCGCCAAGGTGAGGTTTTACTTATCTGGATAGTGAAAGGAATTTCATTTCGCTGAACATTTGTGCTTGTTGTTGTTGATCGGAACAGATCGAGGAGATTAAGCATTGCCATTTTGGAGAGGTAATTGGTTTATGAGGTATATGATAGTATGCGTGTTCGATCTTTTGGTTGAAGCATGCTTAGCATCAGTAGTTGCAACTGAGTTTTTAGGAAGAAAGTGTATAATTTGGCATACGAATCTCAAATCAACATCCATAATGTTTGCTTCTGTAGGTTCTGTAAAGCGAGTACTGCAATTGCTTTTCCTTTCCTTGCATTCGCTGAAATAGAATGACGAGGCAAAAATCTCACTTCTGTAAGGATAAATCTGCATCGAAAGATGACTTACGATTCAGTAAATTATGTAAACACCATGTATCATCAGAGGCTTTACACCTCCAATTATATCATCACTGGATGAGATTCATTATTTATTTGAGTGGACTGCAAATTAAGAAGATTTGCACTAGAGGAGTTGGATTATATGTTAGGTTCTAATGCTTTATGATTCTTTTATAGATATGTTGGTACTTCACTGAATCGTGGGAACAGTTTAGAATAAATGGAAAAATTGACATCATCGACGGAGCAAATTCAGATGCTTGCAAGCTGCAGGTTAGGAGACAGCTTTGATCCTTAACATGATGATCATTTGTTTACATTTAAACTAGCATAAAATTACTGATCACATGAGATGCCATCCTGGATTGTCACTGGCATTGTGTATGGCATCTATTTGTCATCCTGGGTTGCCATATGGGACATGGAAAGTATGGCTAGAAAGTGCCATGTAAATATCATATGAGATGCCACATTGGATGAATCAATTAATTGTGGTGTACATATAACACTTGTTGAACTTTAGCAAAAATGCAAAATGTCCAGAGGTCTTTTATAGACATGGCCTTATCAGCAGTTGTTGGGTGAGCTGACAGAGATACCCACAGGTGGGCTAAGTGCTATCAATAATTTTACAGATAGGTGAAGTAAAATCAGGTCATACCACAAATGGGAAATCTGTTATTAAATCATTAAACTgatacaaaagaaaaaagtttGTTACTATATCTTAGAACATTTTTTTCATTGTTGATTTTAAGCACTGTAGTATTTTTTTGTCTGTTATTTTAAACTGAATTTAATGTGACACTATACTGAAGTTCTGCGCATGGTTGCTTGAACACCTGTTATGGCACTATATAGTGTCATTTTAAGCAACATGTCCCTATTTTTCTGTGCAAAACAGGTCCATGACTGGACACCATCATTATCAGAGCTCTTGTCTAGGGGAGAGTGGTAATTGTGAGCACAAATCCACCTACATGAATTGACACATTCCTTTCTTAAAAAATGAAAAGACTATAATCAATTTTCACATTAAAGAATCTTTTGTTGTCTTCAATAAAGATCTTTAGTTCTAGAATGGAGGGAGATACATAGATCATTGATTTTTTACACTTTTTGAAGGATGAAAACAAGCACTAGACTTGGACAAATAGGGGAATGCTAGTATGACAAGGACATACATTACAATAGGAAATGTACATGGCCTTTGGTTATAACTAATTTAGTTGTGCCGTGGTTTGGGAATCTTGTTCTCATCCTCTACCTTTTTTGTTTTTAATGCTGTTCTGAATTGAAGCATTGGAATCATTCTGTATGTTTAGTTTCTTGAACTTTGCCATTAAGTATGTCATTTATCTTATAAGGGAAAGGAGTTAAAATTTTTCCATAGACGTTCATACATTATGTATTCTGCCTATGAGTTATTTCTCACTCTGGAAAAAAATAGTAATGGTCACAGTAAAGAAATAAGATTACAAAGGCGATCCATCTCTTTCAAGCATGCTGCTAATTTCAAGAATGTCTTGTCTTCTTTAGCATAATGCACAAAGCattttgacttcctacccaaccaAAATAATTAATTACTTTATCTCCTCAGTTCAACTGATCTTTAGCTTTGACAATACAAACAACTATCTCTTGATGCAGCAGAGGGAAAAAGCTTGGTTTGCTAGTTCTCTCAAGTCACGGCTACAGTACTTAGCACCTGCCCCTCGTCTTCCAGATATTAGCAATGGCTCTGGCGAAGAGAATCAACTTGACCCATCTGAGGGCCCAGTTGAAGCATTTTGCCTTTTGCTCTTTGATCCAGAACAGGTTAGATAGTCATCAAGAACttttattaattagtttcatggtGCAGAGCTTCTATGTAATTTATTAGATTGTTCATTGGAGTCTCATAAAGTTCAATTTTCCATTTACAAAACAAAATGCCACCACATTCAGCCTCTCTTCTTAACTTGTTTTTCCCCAAGGCTTCTATTTAATATCAACCACCTAATTTTCCTGAAACTTTTCGATAGTTTTGTCAATGTGCTGCTCAGTTCTATCaatgtttttatttaattttctttttgtactATCATCTGTTGAACTCAGGTTGATTACTTAAATTTGAAAAGCAATGAACGATTCATCTTCTCATCCAGATCAAGTGAGCAAGGATTCAAATTGTGGATGTCTGAGAAAGTCAACCCATGAAGTCATGTAACATGTATGTGTCTTCTTGACATCAGTTGTCTGATAAATTTTCCTTTCTATCTCAGTTAAATTTCTCCATTCTTTTGGATCATGTTGGGATGATATTACCCATCATTTCTCCTTAGGAATTGTGTGATAGCTTGGTTGCTGAAATTGCTTCTGTTCTATTAGAAATTTTCTATTCCCGTGTTGTCTTATGGTTCTTACTTTTAGAACAAATCCATGAAATGCTATTTCATCTAAAAGTTGCTTCGACCTTCTTGAGCCATTTGACATTGTGACAAAAAGAAGCCCTGGAAAGCATTCCCATACAGGCATGCTTGCATGATTCACAAGCTGTTGAGACATACTTGCACTTCACATTCTTAATACTTGGTTCTCATGAAAAAATATCTTATTCCATGAAGTAACCTCAAACTGCGAATTGTTTTCCCTCTCAATCTTATGTTAACTCCCCAGAGACAAATCACATTAAAGATTCAAATAAACATTCCTCGTGGAAAGCCTGAATTTTATTTGATGTCAGCTGCCCCATTCTTATTAATTGTGGTCTTACGTTATTTCTCCTTATTATCTTGTGAGTCAATATATTTCAATTAtgataaaagatccatgtagctaaTCCTAAATAATTAGGATTTATGATTTTGTTGCTGTTGTTATTGTAGTATCTTGCGGATAAATTTGTGATATATATTAAGGCATAAGAAGTTGGTGTTTGGGAGGCCATTCATATCAAGCTTTAGAATTATGGTGATGGAAGTTGACATTAATCCACCTAGTGAATGAGAAAAGGAACAACACGAGAAACAACTATGATACTCTATACTTTGAACATCTTCCCTCACTTACAAGCTTATATAGTCATGGTGAT
The DNA window shown above is from Musa acuminata AAA Group cultivar baxijiao chromosome BXJ2-4, Cavendish_Baxijiao_AAA, whole genome shotgun sequence and carries:
- the LOC135585469 gene encoding pyridoxine/pyridoxamine 5'-phosphate oxidase 2-like isoform X1, producing the protein MATAASWKPLLLRALDSNAHLKHSAFLQLATIGSNGRPSNRTVVFRGFQEDTNVIQINTDRRSAKIEEIKHCHFGEICWYFTESWEQFRINGKIDIIDGANSDACKLQQREKAWFASSLKSRLQYLAPAPRLPDISNGSGEENQLDPSEGPVEAFCLLLFDPEQVDYLNLKSNERFIFSSRSSEQGFKLWMSEKVNP
- the LOC135585469 gene encoding pyridoxine/pyridoxamine 5'-phosphate oxidase 2-like isoform X2; amino-acid sequence: MATAASWKPLLLRALDSNAHLKHSAFLQLATIGSNGRPSNRTVVFRGFQEDTNVIQINTDRRSAKIEEIKHCHFGEICWYFTESWEQFRINGKIDIIDGANSDACKLQREKAWFASSLKSRLQYLAPAPRLPDISNGSGEENQLDPSEGPVEAFCLLLFDPEQVDYLNLKSNERFIFSSRSSEQGFKLWMSEKVNP
- the LOC135585469 gene encoding pyridoxine/pyridoxamine 5'-phosphate oxidase 2-like isoform X6; the protein is MATAASWKPLLLRALDSNAHLKHSAFLQLATIGSNGRPSNRTVVFRGFQEDTNVIQINTDRRSAKIEEIKHCHFGEQREKAWFASSLKSRLQYLAPAPRLPDISNGSGEENQLDPSEGPVEAFCLLLFDPEQVDYLNLKSNERFIFSSRSSEQGFKLWMSEKVNP
- the LOC135585469 gene encoding pyridoxine/pyridoxamine 5'-phosphate oxidase 2-like isoform X7, whose product is MATAASWKPLLLRALDSNAHLKHSAFLQLATIGSNGRPSNRTVVFRGFQEDTNVIQINTDRRSAKIEEIKHCHFGEREKAWFASSLKSRLQYLAPAPRLPDISNGSGEENQLDPSEGPVEAFCLLLFDPEQVDYLNLKSNERFIFSSRSSEQGFKLWMSEKVNP
- the LOC135585469 gene encoding pyridoxine/pyridoxamine 5'-phosphate oxidase 2-like isoform X3, yielding MATAASWKPLLLRALDSNAHLKHSAFLQLATIGSNGRPSNRTVVFRGFQEDTNVIQINTDRRSAKICWYFTESWEQFRINGKIDIIDGANSDACKLQQREKAWFASSLKSRLQYLAPAPRLPDISNGSGEENQLDPSEGPVEAFCLLLFDPEQVDYLNLKSNERFIFSSRSSEQGFKLWMSEKVNP
- the LOC135585469 gene encoding pyridoxine/pyridoxamine 5'-phosphate oxidase 2-like isoform X4; translated protein: MATAASWKPLLLRALDSNAHLKHSAFLQLATIGSNGRPSNRTVVFRGFQEDTNVIQINTDRRSAKICWYFTESWEQFRINGKIDIIDGANSDACKLQREKAWFASSLKSRLQYLAPAPRLPDISNGSGEENQLDPSEGPVEAFCLLLFDPEQVDYLNLKSNERFIFSSRSSEQGFKLWMSEKVNP
- the LOC135585469 gene encoding pyridoxine/pyridoxamine 5'-phosphate oxidase 2-like isoform X5 yields the protein MATAASWKPLLLRALDSNAHLKHSAFLQLATIGSNGRPSNRTVVFRGFQEDTNVIQINTDRRSAKIEEIKHCHFGEICWYFTESWEQFRINGKIDIIDGANSDACKLQQREKAWFASSLKSRLQYLAPAPRLPDISNGSGEENQLDPSEGPVEAFCLLLFDPEQIK